In one window of Ignatzschineria indica DNA:
- the carB gene encoding carbamoyl-phosphate synthase large subunit: MPKRQDLKSILIIGAGPIVIGQACEFDYSGAQACKAIKEEGIRVILVNSNPATIMTDPELADATYIEPIEWQTIAKIIEKERPDAILPTMGGQTALNCALDLSRHGILAKYGVELIGATEDAIDKAEDRGRFKEAMEKIGLKCPQAFVVHSMEAAFEAQKRVGYPTLIRPSFTMGGTGGGIAHNEAEFITICERGFEASPTHELLVEQSVLGWKEIEMEVVRDKKDHVMIICSIENFDPMGVHTGDSITIAPAQTLTDTEYQAIRDATFAIIREIGVDTGGSNVQFAVNPENGELVVIEMNPRVSRSSALASKATGYPIAKMTAKLSVGYTLDELNNEIVGEALSATVEPVIDYVVTKVPRFAFEKFPKANDRLTTQMKSVGEVMAMGRTFQESLQKALRGLEVGLSGLNPRTRSEASVIAELAMPGPERLLYVADAFRLGMSLEKVHHYCKIDPWFLAQIEDLIVEEQQLEREELQDLNFERLLQLKRKGFSDHRIATLLDMKESHIRALRDEYQLHPVYKRVDSCAGRYQTDVAYLYSTYEAYCEARVSDRRKIMILGGGPNRIGQGIEFDYCCVHASLALRESGFETIMVNCNPETVSTDFDISDRLYFEPLTLEDLLEIIRIEKPEGVIVQYGGQTPLKLAKALTANGVPIIGTSAASIDLAEDREHFQKIVDQLGLKQPENRIAHHNDEALLLAEEIGYPLVVRPSYVLGGRAMQIVHSSEELTQYMVEAIEVSEETPILLDHFLDHAIEIDVDAVSDGVEVIIGGMMEHIEEAGVHSGDSASILPPHSLNLNIQKEIEQQTKALAKALNVVGLMNVQFAVQDGEVYLLEVNPRASRTVPFVSKATSLPLAKIAARAMAGISLKEQGVTAAIVPSYYSVKEAVFPFNKFAEVDVILGPEMRSTGEVMGIGESISSAYLKAQLGAGERLVKKGKIFLSVQDRDKALLKRVAKNFIDQGYSLVATEGTANFLHQAGFSVASIAKEAGDHLPILEMIKAGEIALVINTVERSPQAIEASYQIRRSALNHRVPYYTTIAGAKAVSEGVANLDHLEVASLQEHHQTLKV; encoded by the coding sequence ATGCCAAAACGTCAAGATTTAAAATCGATTCTTATTATTGGTGCCGGCCCTATTGTTATCGGCCAAGCTTGTGAGTTTGATTACTCAGGGGCGCAAGCATGTAAAGCGATTAAGGAGGAGGGGATTCGTGTCATCCTCGTCAACTCTAATCCGGCAACAATTATGACCGATCCGGAGCTTGCAGATGCGACCTATATTGAGCCGATTGAGTGGCAAACCATTGCTAAGATTATCGAAAAAGAGCGTCCCGATGCTATTTTACCAACGATGGGAGGGCAGACGGCACTCAATTGTGCGTTAGATCTTAGTCGTCATGGGATATTAGCAAAATATGGTGTAGAGCTGATTGGGGCCACAGAAGATGCGATCGATAAGGCGGAGGATCGAGGTCGCTTTAAAGAGGCGATGGAGAAGATCGGTTTAAAATGTCCGCAAGCATTTGTTGTTCACTCCATGGAGGCGGCATTTGAGGCGCAAAAGAGAGTAGGTTACCCCACATTGATTCGCCCCTCTTTTACTATGGGGGGAACCGGGGGTGGTATTGCGCATAATGAAGCGGAGTTTATCACCATTTGTGAGCGAGGATTTGAAGCCTCTCCGACACACGAGTTATTAGTTGAGCAATCAGTCCTCGGTTGGAAAGAGATTGAGATGGAGGTTGTGCGGGATAAAAAGGATCATGTAATGATCATCTGTTCGATTGAGAATTTTGATCCTATGGGGGTTCATACCGGTGATTCGATTACGATTGCTCCGGCACAGACCTTAACAGATACGGAATATCAGGCGATTCGAGATGCTACTTTTGCCATTATTCGAGAGATTGGGGTTGATACGGGTGGCTCTAATGTTCAATTTGCTGTCAATCCTGAAAATGGTGAGTTGGTGGTGATCGAGATGAATCCGCGAGTTTCTCGCTCTTCTGCTCTAGCTTCAAAAGCAACCGGATATCCAATTGCGAAGATGACCGCTAAATTGTCCGTAGGTTATACACTCGATGAGCTCAATAATGAGATTGTGGGGGAAGCCCTCAGTGCTACGGTAGAACCGGTGATCGATTATGTTGTGACAAAAGTACCCCGTTTTGCATTTGAGAAATTTCCTAAAGCGAATGATCGGCTCACCACACAGATGAAGTCGGTTGGCGAAGTTATGGCGATGGGACGAACCTTTCAAGAGTCGTTACAGAAGGCGCTTCGAGGTTTAGAGGTTGGTTTGTCAGGGCTTAATCCGCGAACAAGATCAGAAGCAAGCGTGATTGCTGAATTAGCGATGCCGGGACCGGAAAGATTACTCTATGTTGCCGATGCTTTTCGTTTAGGAATGAGCTTGGAGAAAGTTCATCACTATTGCAAAATCGATCCGTGGTTTTTGGCACAAATTGAGGATCTGATTGTCGAAGAGCAGCAACTCGAGAGAGAAGAGTTGCAAGATCTCAATTTTGAGCGTCTACTACAATTGAAGCGTAAAGGATTCTCTGATCATCGTATTGCAACATTATTAGATATGAAAGAGTCCCATATTCGCGCATTGAGAGATGAGTATCAACTTCATCCTGTCTATAAACGTGTTGATAGTTGTGCCGGGCGTTATCAGACGGATGTGGCTTACCTCTACTCAACTTATGAAGCATATTGCGAAGCCCGTGTGAGTGATCGCCGTAAAATTATGATCTTAGGGGGAGGTCCCAATCGAATTGGGCAAGGGATTGAATTTGATTACTGCTGTGTACATGCTTCTCTTGCGCTTCGAGAGTCAGGTTTTGAAACGATTATGGTCAATTGTAATCCAGAGACTGTATCGACCGATTTTGATATCTCTGACCGACTCTATTTTGAACCGCTCACATTAGAAGATCTTTTGGAGATCATCCGTATTGAGAAACCTGAAGGGGTGATTGTGCAATATGGCGGGCAGACACCGCTTAAATTGGCAAAAGCCTTAACTGCTAATGGTGTCCCGATTATTGGAACATCGGCTGCAAGTATCGATTTAGCGGAAGATCGGGAACATTTTCAAAAAATTGTGGATCAACTCGGCTTAAAGCAACCCGAAAATCGTATCGCTCACCATAATGATGAAGCACTACTGTTAGCTGAGGAGATCGGTTATCCATTAGTCGTCCGTCCATCTTATGTTTTAGGCGGCCGGGCGATGCAGATTGTTCACTCTAGTGAAGAGTTAACACAATATATGGTGGAAGCGATTGAGGTGTCTGAAGAGACGCCGATCTTATTAGATCATTTCTTAGATCACGCTATTGAAATTGATGTTGATGCTGTCTCTGATGGTGTGGAGGTTATCATCGGTGGAATGATGGAGCATATTGAAGAGGCGGGTGTTCATTCTGGTGATTCAGCCTCCATTTTGCCACCTCACTCTCTTAATCTTAATATACAAAAAGAGATAGAGCAGCAGACAAAAGCATTAGCTAAAGCGCTCAATGTTGTGGGATTGATGAATGTTCAATTTGCCGTTCAAGATGGGGAGGTATATCTGCTAGAGGTCAATCCTCGAGCTTCAAGAACGGTTCCATTTGTGAGTAAAGCGACATCTCTTCCATTGGCGAAGATTGCAGCACGAGCAATGGCGGGAATCTCCCTTAAAGAGCAGGGTGTCACCGCAGCGATAGTGCCTTCCTACTATTCGGTTAAAGAGGCGGTATTTCCTTTTAATAAATTTGCAGAAGTGGATGTTATTTTAGGACCAGAGATGCGCTCAACTGGTGAGGTGATGGGGATAGGAGAGAGTATCTCAAGTGCCTATTTAAAAGCGCAATTAGGTGCGGGTGAACGACTTGTTAAAAAGGGGAAGATCTTCTTATCGGTACAAGATCGTGATAAGGCGTTATTGAAGAGAGTCGCCAAGAATTTTATCGATCAAGGTTACTCTCTAGTGGCAACAGAGGGAACGGCCAATTTTCTTCATCAAGCGGGATTCTCGGTAGCATCGATTGCAAAAGAGGCAGGAGATCACCTTCCGATTCTTGAGATGATTAAAGCAGGTGAAATTGCATTGGTGATCAATACTGTTGAGCGAAGCCCTCAGGCAATCGAAGCAAGTTATCAGATCCGTCGGAGCGCACTAAATCATCGTGTCCCTTATTACACAACAATTGCCGGGGCCAAAGCGGTGAGTGAAGGAGTTGCAAATTTAGATCATCTTGAAGTAGCCTCTCTTCAAGAGCATCATCAGACTTTAAAGGTCTAA
- a CDS encoding murein L,D-transpeptidase catalytic domain-containing protein, whose translation MKHIDKKDSHRASYHPLKRVGGALLLLLLISLLGTAFYFHDRLWLLPKYFESGEKSPVEIEKERDPQFSPVDLETRALEAYQYAKAHDFDLEHAILIDYGRHSGKNRFFVWNFIENRIEIESLVAHGYGNSGFESSNQEIVFSNTPNSYASSLGKYRIGARAPSKWGINIHYKMHGLEPTNDRAFERYIVLHSFEMIPEEEPYPAYLPMGFSQGCPVIDNGTMVKVDQLLQQKSKPVLLWAYYLE comes from the coding sequence GTGAAACATATCGATAAAAAAGATTCCCATCGCGCCTCTTACCATCCTCTTAAAAGGGTGGGAGGAGCGCTACTTCTGCTTCTTCTCATCTCTCTGTTGGGAACAGCGTTCTATTTTCATGATCGTTTATGGTTATTACCGAAATATTTTGAGTCAGGCGAGAAATCGCCGGTGGAGATAGAAAAAGAGAGAGATCCACAATTTTCCCCAGTAGATTTGGAAACGCGAGCATTAGAGGCGTATCAATATGCAAAAGCGCATGATTTTGATTTAGAGCATGCGATTTTGATCGATTATGGCCGGCATTCTGGAAAGAATCGTTTCTTTGTTTGGAATTTTATAGAAAATCGTATTGAGATTGAGAGTCTTGTTGCCCACGGTTATGGCAATAGTGGATTTGAAAGTAGTAATCAAGAGATTGTCTTTAGCAATACGCCCAATAGTTACGCCTCTTCGCTTGGGAAGTATCGAATAGGTGCGCGAGCGCCTAGTAAATGGGGTATCAATATTCACTATAAGATGCATGGTTTAGAGCCGACAAATGATAGAGCATTTGAACGCTATATCGTTCTACACTCTTTTGAGATGATTCCCGAAGAAGAACCCTATCCTGCGTATCTACCGATGGGATTTAGCCAAGGATGTCCTGTGATCGATAATGGCACGATGGTGAAGGTTGATCAGTTATTGCAGCAGAAAAGTAAACCGGTATTACTTTGGGCTTACTATTTAGAGTAA
- a CDS encoding NAD(P)H-hydrate dehydratase: MRLTHNEKNWFRAQFPALVQPRPEESHKGTFGTLHIIGGGVGMTGAPVLAGMAALKSGCGKVILGFNQEPLELSLVATAPELMLHQAKDLMNEKSASAWVFGCGLGIDHSAQGLMASLLREISAYQPLLIDADGLNLLSEMWNIDGEINCGEIGLGAQSVLTPHPKEAARLLGVSVTEVQADREGAAKRLVEKFGCWVVLKGHHTLIAAPDQTLWCNKTGNSGLATAGSGDLLSGIIGSLLAQNIPMMEAARGGVWLHGKAADLLVAKGVGPIGLTAHEIIDEVRTLRNRLVLSSSLL; this comes from the coding sequence ATGAGATTAACCCACAATGAAAAAAATTGGTTTAGAGCGCAGTTCCCGGCGTTAGTCCAACCGCGTCCTGAAGAGAGTCACAAAGGGACGTTTGGTACGCTCCATATTATTGGGGGCGGAGTCGGTATGACAGGAGCGCCGGTGCTTGCTGGGATGGCAGCATTAAAGAGTGGTTGCGGGAAGGTGATTTTAGGATTTAATCAAGAACCACTTGAGCTCTCTTTAGTAGCGACAGCTCCTGAATTGATGTTGCATCAGGCGAAAGATCTCATGAATGAGAAGAGCGCGAGCGCTTGGGTCTTTGGTTGTGGCTTAGGCATTGATCATTCAGCACAAGGGTTGATGGCATCTCTTTTAAGGGAGATTTCAGCTTATCAACCACTGTTGATTGATGCCGATGGACTCAATCTCTTATCGGAGATGTGGAATATTGATGGGGAGATCAATTGTGGGGAGATAGGATTAGGTGCACAATCGGTTTTAACCCCTCATCCTAAAGAGGCGGCAAGATTATTAGGAGTCTCTGTAACAGAGGTTCAGGCAGATAGAGAGGGAGCCGCGAAGCGATTAGTGGAGAAGTTTGGTTGCTGGGTGGTCTTAAAAGGGCATCACACACTTATTGCCGCTCCTGATCAAACGCTTTGGTGTAATAAGACCGGCAATAGTGGCTTAGCTACCGCAGGAAGTGGCGATCTACTCTCAGGGATTATTGGGAGTCTATTAGCGCAAAATATTCCGATGATGGAAGCGGCTCGCGGCGGTGTTTGGCTCCATGGGAAAGCAGCTGATCTTCTGGTTGCTAAGGGGGTGGGACCCATTGGCTTAACGGCTCATGAAATCATTGATGAGGTACGAACTTTGAGAAATCGATTAGTTCTCTCTAGCTCTCTCTTATGA
- a CDS encoding carbamoyl-phosphate synthase domain-containing protein, with amino-acid sequence MINPAALVLTDGSIFRGESVGAEGEVVGELVFYRSATGYQEALIDPAYAGKIVTFTTSHIGNTGINDQDNRFASIAPSAVVMRAHSLIPSHFRSRESFSALLRRRNIIAISEIDTRELSQRALNAGTLSSCIITGDYSDRELQQKAVQYFAERESTHLPHSLNLINHLVEA; translated from the coding sequence ATGATAAATCCTGCGGCATTGGTATTAACAGATGGCTCAATTTTTAGAGGAGAGAGTGTTGGCGCTGAAGGTGAAGTGGTTGGTGAATTGGTTTTTTATCGCAGCGCAACAGGGTATCAGGAAGCTTTAATAGATCCTGCTTATGCCGGAAAAATCGTGACCTTCACTACCTCCCATATCGGAAATACCGGAATCAATGATCAGGATAATCGCTTCGCATCGATAGCGCCCTCTGCTGTTGTGATGCGAGCCCATTCACTTATCCCCTCCCATTTTCGAAGTCGGGAATCCTTTTCTGCTCTTTTGCGGCGACGAAATATTATTGCTATCTCTGAGATCGATACTCGGGAGTTGAGTCAACGAGCCTTAAATGCCGGCACTCTATCTAGTTGTATTATCACCGGCGATTACAGTGATCGAGAGTTGCAACAGAAGGCAGTGCAATATTTTGCCGAGAGGGAGTCGACGCATTTACCCCATTCTCTTAATTTAATTAACCATCTAGTAGAAGCATAA
- a CDS encoding cyclase family protein, with product MCQFHLPREYKIKPSPWGPDDQIGRLNWITDESRARVMEAINPIKSYDISVDYFIGMPSWAGAGDPSFQIWMTHTPKGNVNDDLMPVSKESKQLIGYSGDAFTMYTHCGTHMDTLNHFGYGDQIWNGYSEAEDLGSRHWNKCGPENFPIICARAILLDVAGALGVDRLPESYGIGQADLEKAIALQNVTIEQGDIVMIRTGQMTVWPDRELYLNNSPGLNIEGAQFLVGLGAMIIGADNIALEQTPSAEPDNYFPVHTYLFAEAGVTILEVLNLEELARDRVYEMAFIGRAMPIKGATGAPIQPVIFPLKHSLAE from the coding sequence ATGTGTCAATTTCATCTACCAAGAGAGTATAAAATTAAACCAAGCCCATGGGGGCCTGATGATCAAATAGGGCGTCTTAACTGGATTACAGATGAGAGCCGGGCGCGGGTAATGGAAGCGATCAATCCGATAAAATCGTATGATATTTCAGTCGATTATTTTATCGGTATGCCTTCATGGGCCGGCGCAGGAGATCCCTCTTTCCAGATCTGGATGACCCATACACCCAAGGGGAATGTGAATGATGACTTGATGCCGGTGAGCAAGGAGTCGAAGCAACTGATTGGCTATTCAGGAGATGCATTTACAATGTATACCCATTGTGGAACACATATGGATACCTTGAATCACTTTGGTTATGGGGATCAGATCTGGAATGGTTATTCAGAAGCAGAGGATTTAGGAAGTCGTCACTGGAATAAATGTGGTCCAGAAAACTTCCCCATTATCTGTGCAAGAGCAATCCTATTAGATGTTGCCGGAGCTTTAGGGGTTGATCGACTCCCTGAATCTTACGGTATTGGGCAAGCAGATCTTGAAAAAGCGATAGCGCTACAGAACGTTACGATAGAGCAAGGTGATATCGTGATGATTCGCACCGGGCAGATGACAGTTTGGCCCGATCGAGAGCTCTATCTAAATAATTCTCCTGGCCTTAATATTGAGGGTGCCCAATTTTTGGTAGGATTAGGTGCGATGATTATAGGTGCTGATAATATCGCACTTGAGCAGACGCCATCTGCAGAACCTGATAATTACTTCCCGGTACATACCTATCTCTTTGCAGAGGCGGGCGTGACTATTTTAGAAGTTCTCAATCTTGAAGAGCTAGCGCGTGATCGAGTTTATGAGATGGCTTTTATTGGAAGAGCGATGCCGATTAAAGGGGCGACAGGCGCACCAATTCAGCCGGTAATTTTTCCATTGAAACATTCATTGGCAGAGTAA
- a CDS encoding peptidase U32 family protein produces the protein MSLLSHELELLSPARNVEIAREAIIHGADAVYLGGPEFGARHAAENDVVEIAKLTSFAHRFNAKVFIALNTILHDNELESARKLIYELYDAGVDSLIIQDMGLLELDLPPIELHASTQTDIRTLEKAKFMADVGFSQLVLARELSLKEIRAIHEARPDTALEFFVHGALCVAFSGQCYISHAETGRSANRGDCSQACRLPYTLKDSEGRVIAFDKHLLSMKDNNQSNNIDALIEAGIRSFKIEGRYKDMAYVKNITAHYRRLIDRYIEQNPEFTRASYGKVVHHFEPNPDKTFNRGSTDYFVNERKGDIGAFDSPKFVGLPIGHILDIKKNFIEVKTTEPLANGDGLNIQIKREVVGFAVNRAEKIGENHYLVYPNEMPVEFVTERANIQKKHPLNRNHDQVWSQLLTKESAERLLEVSLIFSRAAEGYQLELFTKEGHYAKSILTGDFELANNPEKGLAALEKNLKRFGGTGFQLLDVMIQLDEIPFIPASMINQLRRETIEKLEFAIEQNYVRGTRQPAVEPPATFPFEELSFLANVYNEKAREFYFKHGVKMIEPAYEAHEELGEVPVMITKHCLRFSYNLCPKQTIGVTGVQGQIKPTPLTLSHKGEEYTLKFNCRPCEMHVMGKMKPHIAKQALLGSELK, from the coding sequence ATGAGCCTATTATCCCACGAATTAGAGTTATTAAGTCCTGCCCGAAATGTTGAGATTGCCCGTGAAGCGATTATTCATGGCGCCGATGCAGTCTACCTAGGCGGTCCTGAATTTGGTGCTCGGCATGCCGCAGAGAATGATGTTGTTGAAATTGCCAAGCTCACCTCTTTTGCCCATCGATTTAATGCAAAGGTCTTTATTGCGCTCAATACGATTTTGCATGATAACGAGTTAGAATCGGCCCGTAAGCTTATTTATGAACTCTATGATGCCGGCGTTGATTCTTTGATTATTCAAGATATGGGATTATTAGAGCTCGATCTTCCCCCGATTGAGCTACACGCTTCGACACAGACCGATATTCGAACGCTTGAAAAAGCAAAATTTATGGCGGATGTGGGTTTTTCTCAATTAGTGCTGGCGCGTGAATTGAGTCTTAAAGAGATTCGGGCGATTCATGAGGCACGTCCTGATACGGCATTAGAATTCTTCGTCCATGGTGCGCTCTGTGTGGCATTCTCAGGGCAATGTTATATCTCTCATGCCGAGACGGGGCGCTCAGCGAATCGGGGAGATTGTTCACAAGCTTGCCGTTTACCCTATACACTGAAAGATAGTGAGGGGCGCGTGATCGCTTTTGATAAGCATCTCTTATCGATGAAGGATAATAATCAATCGAATAATATCGATGCGCTGATTGAAGCGGGGATTCGCTCATTTAAAATTGAAGGGCGTTATAAAGATATGGCGTATGTTAAGAATATTACGGCCCATTATCGTCGTCTGATTGATCGTTATATTGAGCAAAATCCTGAATTTACTCGCGCTTCCTATGGCAAAGTCGTTCACCATTTTGAACCCAATCCTGATAAAACCTTTAATCGGGGAAGTACCGATTACTTTGTCAATGAGCGCAAAGGGGATATCGGTGCATTTGATTCTCCTAAGTTTGTGGGTTTACCGATTGGTCATATTCTCGATATTAAGAAGAACTTTATCGAGGTGAAAACCACAGAACCTCTGGCAAATGGTGATGGGCTCAATATTCAGATTAAGCGAGAAGTGGTGGGATTTGCCGTCAATCGTGCGGAGAAGATTGGGGAGAATCACTATCTTGTCTATCCTAATGAGATGCCGGTAGAATTTGTCACTGAACGCGCCAATATTCAGAAAAAGCATCCTCTGAATCGTAACCATGATCAGGTTTGGAGTCAGTTATTAACGAAAGAGTCAGCAGAGCGTCTTTTAGAGGTATCACTCATTTTTAGTAGAGCGGCAGAAGGGTATCAATTAGAGCTCTTCACAAAAGAGGGGCACTATGCAAAATCGATCTTAACGGGAGATTTTGAGCTAGCTAATAACCCTGAAAAGGGATTAGCGGCATTAGAGAAGAACCTTAAGCGTTTTGGTGGTACCGGATTTCAATTGCTTGATGTGATGATTCAGCTAGATGAGATTCCCTTTATTCCGGCAAGTATGATCAATCAGCTACGCCGCGAAACTATTGAAAAGCTTGAGTTTGCGATAGAACAAAATTACGTTAGAGGTACACGTCAACCTGCGGTCGAACCGCCGGCGACTTTCCCCTTTGAGGAGCTCAGCTTCTTAGCAAATGTCTATAATGAGAAGGCGCGAGAATTCTACTTTAAACATGGTGTGAAGATGATTGAGCCTGCTTATGAAGCGCATGAAGAGCTTGGCGAAGTGCCGGTGATGATCACGAAACATTGTCTCCGCTTCTCTTACAATCTCTGCCCGAAACAGACCATCGGCGTAACCGGTGTTCAAGGGCAGATTAAACCCACGCCGCTCACGCTTTCCCATAAAGGAGAAGAGTACACACTGAAGTTTAATTGTCGCCCTTGTGAAATGCATGTGATGGGGAAAATGAAGCCCCATATTGCCAAACAAGCATTATTAGGATCAGAGCTGAAGTAG
- a CDS encoding amidase family protein — translation MKRYRTVRALHEAYRVGETTPLAYTESLLAEAESDHYERGTFTAILRDRALAEANASSERWAQGTPLGLFDGVPLVWKDLFDIAGTRTTASSLAYFDAPLAKEDAAAVAFYSAQGGINLAKVGLSEFAYSALGINPGLGTPANAAISGERRIPGGSSSGTAVAVKKGLVSVGMGTDTSGSIRIPAAFQGLYGYKPSGDFYRDTAGIMPLSTTLDTFGPIAASLQDCYDLYCLFAQQPPQLLEQISAERSDGEVPLRYCVPTNIFKWEIDQDVLDCFEQLLLQLEGEGYTIERIDVPAIDAVADIMDRYGTFAAAESSYYHRALLQDERRQKIHPRVLSRMARANSMSAVDYLTLKAKRSEILALMREQYSSTIFLMPTVAMEAPLLAPLEVDDEAFFRENLRAMRLTVVGNFLAWDSITLPMGFGDEGLPLGLMVSNNGSDPDLLFDETAKIDRLIQERSKVDLFRSV, via the coding sequence ATGAAGCGATATCGAACAGTACGTGCATTGCATGAGGCTTACCGTGTAGGGGAAACAACTCCTTTAGCATATACAGAGTCTCTCTTAGCAGAAGCGGAGAGTGATCATTATGAGCGGGGAACATTTACTGCGATTTTACGAGATCGTGCTTTAGCAGAAGCAAACGCAAGTAGTGAGCGGTGGGCACAAGGTACTCCTCTTGGTCTCTTTGATGGTGTTCCGCTTGTCTGGAAAGATCTCTTTGATATTGCCGGAACTCGAACGACTGCGTCATCTTTGGCCTACTTCGATGCCCCTTTAGCTAAGGAAGATGCGGCAGCCGTTGCTTTTTATAGTGCGCAAGGAGGGATCAATTTAGCAAAGGTTGGATTGTCTGAATTTGCCTACTCAGCTTTAGGGATTAATCCTGGCTTAGGAACACCTGCAAATGCTGCGATTTCCGGCGAACGTCGGATCCCCGGAGGCTCATCAAGTGGAACGGCAGTTGCCGTGAAAAAAGGATTGGTCTCAGTAGGGATGGGGACAGATACGAGTGGATCAATCCGTATTCCGGCAGCTTTTCAAGGACTCTATGGCTATAAGCCTAGTGGTGATTTCTACCGAGATACTGCTGGAATTATGCCTCTCTCAACAACTTTAGATACTTTTGGTCCAATCGCTGCTTCATTACAAGATTGTTACGATCTCTATTGCCTCTTTGCTCAACAGCCACCTCAATTATTAGAGCAGATTTCAGCAGAGAGATCTGATGGTGAAGTGCCTCTTCGTTACTGCGTTCCTACCAATATATTTAAGTGGGAGATCGATCAAGATGTCCTCGATTGTTTTGAGCAACTTCTCTTACAATTAGAGGGAGAGGGCTATACTATTGAGCGCATTGATGTGCCGGCAATAGATGCAGTTGCAGATATTATGGATCGTTATGGAACTTTTGCAGCTGCTGAGTCGAGCTATTATCATCGAGCATTATTGCAAGATGAACGCAGGCAGAAGATCCACCCTCGTGTTTTGAGCCGCATGGCAAGGGCTAATTCGATGAGTGCGGTGGATTATTTAACATTAAAGGCAAAGAGAAGCGAAATTCTAGCGTTGATGCGTGAACAATATTCTTCAACTATCTTCTTAATGCCGACGGTGGCGATGGAAGCTCCCTTATTAGCGCCGTTAGAGGTCGATGATGAAGCCTTCTTCCGTGAGAATTTGCGAGCGATGAGATTGACGGTTGTCGGTAATTTTTTAGCGTGGGATAGTATTACATTACCGATGGGGTTCGGTGATGAAGGTTTGCCGTTAGGATTGATGGTCTCTAATAATGGATCAGATCCTGATCTACTCTTTGATGAAACAGCAAAGATTGATCGATTGATTCAAGAGAGAAGCAAAGTAGATCTATTTAGATCTGTTTAG